Genomic DNA from Setaria italica strain Yugu1 chromosome V, Setaria_italica_v2.0, whole genome shotgun sequence:
GATGACGAGGAGGACACTGAGCAAAAGAGTCAGGTTTTCAAGAAGCTGTATGGCTAGGCTTAGGATACATTGCGTGGACTATGCAAACGCAGTGTTGCTAGCTGTGGTGTTCCTAATGTCGGCATTTGGCAATGCCATCATGCAGAGCTGCTACTTCCCCAATGCCAGCAACAAGGTGAAGCAGGTGCTCACGAACCTACTCCTTGTCGCCCGTTCCCACTACAACACAACAAGCCTTCCAAGGCGTTTTGCTACAGGCGTTTTTCTCAAATTGCCTAAATACATCAAGAATTCAGGGTGTTTTCTATAAAACgcctaaggtcctgtttggctcacaggggctaaactttagccctgtcacattggatgtttgatacaattacgagtattaaacatagtctaattacaaaactaattacacagatggaggttaattcgtgagacgaatctattaagcctaattagtccatgatttgacaatgtggtgctacagtaaccatttgctaatgatggattaattaggcttaatagattcgtctcgcgaattagccatgggttctgcaattagttttataattagctcatgtttaatccttctaattagcatccaaacatccaatgtgatagggctaaagtttagctcctagtatccaaacagcccctaagaaGAAACATCCATCCAAGGTGTTTTGCACAGAAAGCCTGCACAAGTTGAAGGCATTCTCCTAAAAACGCCTATAAAAGCTAGTACATATGCAGAAAACGCCCTATATCATGTTACATTTCTTAAACAATCCTCCCACCACTTCCTCTCGTATTCATGCCTCTCGTGTATTCATGCCTCTCGTGAAGTCAAGCGCTGAAGGGGAAAAACTAGAGAGACCAAATAGACTTTGAATCAACGCTAGGGTTCGGAAGCTCCAATGCGGGATCCTCTGCTTCACCGCCGCTGGGAGCCTCTGCTCGGGATCCTCCACTAAGCCCTCGCCAGGTTTGTCGCCACCACTCAATCTCACCGTATCGTACCGGCCGCCATGAGCTCGTCGTCCCTGATATCATTGATCTCCCTGACCCTGCTGCAATCGAGCTCCGGTCCTCACCGCTGTATCCGTCGCCCTCGCCGTCTCCGACGCTGTCGATCTCCCCATCCCGACTACTGCAGCCAAGCTCCCCATCTGCACCGCCCTACCTGTCGCCATCGCCATCCCCGACGCCATCAATCTCCCTGTCCCCACTGCCACGAGCTCATGCCCGCATCGCCCTCGTCATCCAGATCGTAGTCACCGGTGAGAATCCCTCCCTCTCGTTCTCCTCTCCTCACTGATGTTGTTATGTGTTGCCTAAATCGTAATCTCATCACTGATGTTGTTGTTCTGTGTTACCTAAATTGTATTGCTATTCAACTATGAACTATAAATGTGCTTGAATTCTACACGCTCTTACTATTATGTGTGGTGAGAATTCCAAATTCCTTAGGGACtcatatttttattttgccAAACCATACAGGTTTCTTTTTACTAGATAAAAATGGAACCATCTAAACATGCATCTGCTAGCAACAGGATTATACAGCCAGGTATGATTTTCCTTGAGATTTGATTGTACATCTTTCTTGGTGATTTATTTCTATGGATTGATGAAGAACAAATTAACCTGTTAGGAGACAAGGGAGGAAAAACAGATGGTGAGAGTGATTCTGAAGATGAATATGCAACGTACTTGGATGATGACAAGAAGATTTGAATAATATTGGTGGCATGGAACAACTAGGCAAGTTTTTAGATAATGATTTTTATATGAGTGTGATTCTACATATGGAAAGATCATGATGCAGACAATACAATAAATCTGAAGTTTAATTGGTTTGGTTAGCCTTGTGGTTTAATTGTTATGCAGCATTTTACATCATGTACCATTCTGTCCTACAGCAACTTGTGAGACATCCACTTCCTAACTTGATTAGGATCAAGTGCATGCAACCTGTGAAGCTTCATTTGAGATTTCAGTCTGCTGTATTGATCCTCAAAGTTGTGTAACTCTGAATATTGCAAATTTATGAGCTCTCCCAGTGTTGTCTCTTATTGTGGATCAAATCTCATTATTGAAATCGTATGCTATGACTACCATGATCATGATGTAAAAAATGTATTGAGATACCTATAAGCTTAGTGAGGCGTTAGTGTAAATCGCCTTAAAAGGGCTTTAAAAGGCACTTGAGTAAACAGCCTACAAAGGTCTCTTGAGGTACTAGCAAAAGCGCCTGCCATAGTATTTTCAGTATTTTAAGGCGATCTTAAAATGCCACTACATGCACCTTTTGAGGTGTTTTCACAAAATGCCTGTGCTGACTTTTCCCTTCATCGATATTTATAGCGTTTTCAGAATTGCCGCTTAAAACTTTTGGAGGCGTTTCTAAGACCTACGGAGGCATTTTGAAATGCCTTCTATTAGCTACCGTGTTGTAGTGTCCTATCCCGCATGGTGTTCCTTATTTTTCTGATGACTCAGAATGGTTTTGATTACACTGGGTGGTCCACAAATGCTTGGTGGTATGCTTGCTAGAGTCTGTTGGGCGTCATGGAAATTTAGAATAGTTTTTTAAAGGAAGCTTGTGAGATCATATACCACTATTATATTTGAAATTCACAACATAATAATTATACAACATATTCTTTCAATCCAGATCGGTAACATGGAGTAAAAATATAAATTAGAAGCTTGGTTCAAGTTGTGAAcgataaaaacaaataaaaaaagacaCTGAGTCATCCGTACATGAATGgctctatttttattttctatgaTTAAATCATTATACATTTCAAACATGGGAAATATATTGTATTTAACCATTCATTTAAAAGGTATAAACTTCagaagtttttttaaaaatagaCAACAATCAAAGTAAAAGAAAATCCAGTATGAAAATCTATGTTCCTATTTCTTCTGTACTCATCATATCAGTAAAAACTTTCATTGTTAACGTTCCTTTATTCAGTAAATTTGAAGATTTCAAAAGCATTGCATGGATGTAATGATCAAACTCATGAAATAAACTTCAAGAGTTAGGCCCTCAATACACTCATACATGAATCGGTGACTAAGAGGTTTGGCTGGATGGCCTAAACCTCATTTATTTGCCTAAtgacaagctagctagctagcaaaTTCAAACTTTTGAAAATGACAACACCATTACAACAATTATTGCACTAGCTAGTACCAAGGGAAGTTCAAATCACCAAAGTTGCTTTCTTGGATGCtgctagaagaattcttgtgagggagaccatggagaataCTTGGGTAGCATCATGACATATTAAGACCCTGAATGCCACCAAGTGGGCTGAAACAAAGATAGATCTCTCCCTCTGCTGACCGCTATGTTCTACTTGGTCCGCACAAAAttgatagacaagagatcttcgATCTCTTGCTCGATCTCTGAGAGCTTACTGCACATCTCAATGAGTTCAGTGGCATTAAGATCCTCTACTTTACCATAAACATACTTAGCCATCCTTGAGGTCTCTTGGATGTCCTTAGCCTGCATCATGTTCTCCTCCATGTTGTCCTCCACAGCCTTGCTTTTCTCTAGGTGAAACGATTCATTTTGTAAGGTGGTACTTTTTACCTTTCCTCCTTTGATGGTGTTGAACTCTGTTGATGCATCCTCGGAAAGGAAAGTGTCAACAATGGGGCCAGCATCTGGAGTGCTGAAAGAGGAAACTTTCTTATTTTTGGACTCCACCACCACAGTAACCCTCGCCCCGGTAAGGGTGGAGAGTTCAGATGCATCCTTGAAAAGCCTAGAACGACGATTGAAGAATGTGAGACTATGGTCTCTTTCATCCTCAATGAACTTCACTCCTGATCTCTTAACCCTCCTCGGCATCCCGGATTTGCGAACTAAAAGTTACTACTATGAGTGTGTGAGCAACCTAAGAAATGTATTTCTTATGAGAGCAAATATGCTTTGGTGAGAATGAAGACGAGCACCCCTACCCGTTATATAGAAGAAATTTAGGCATAAAGGGAAATAAATCTGGCGAGATTTAGGGGTGTGAACgtatttcatatatattcttACCCCAAGTCACTAAATGATGGGCCATTCTTTTGCGCAGACAAGATGGGCCCAATTGTTAGTAACTGCTAGAAAGCTTGTAAATAGAATTGCGCGTAAGAAACACAATTCGTATGAATTGATTAGGACCATGTATATCTGCTTAGTAATCAGTCTAATATTTATTAATTTTCAAGACAAATGGCATCTATTTATTATATATTGATTCTCACCCCTTTAAGTCTCCATCTAATTTTAGCCTATCGATATTAAATATTACAAATATTTCTAGCCTTTACAATCTATCTAGCATGTCTTAGTATTATTTGACCATTAGTTATCAAATCACCTAAGTCCAATCTTTTAGATTCATTTATTTCTAAAAAAACTGTATCTTAATCATTGGAATCATTATGAGTATTGGTTAATACAATCTCTGCCAATTTTATGCGTAACATACTCAATGTACCACCTTTTAGGATGATTGAATAACAATAGGAAAACACATGATGTTTATTGTTAGTGTCACTATGTACAGCTTGTTGTACTTGCTGGCAATTTCATTCATATACTAATGTACCACTTAACATGTAATATAAACCCATTTCTACATGCCTTGCATTTTTCAGTATATTCTTAAATCATAGGAAATATGACATAAATGGACTATTTGGAGAAATCTAGGAGATGCTTGATGCTCCAAAGCTCGGAGTAAACTAAGTGCCACTAAATACACATTTCCAAAGGCGCAACATAGCTGAAATCTCCTTACAACCAAGTATTATTGTAGAAAGATACCAACACAAGAGGAGATTGAATTGGGCTTGGTAGAAATAAGGCCATTATGTTCTATGCCTTGGGCCAGTCGTCCTGCCTCAAAGAAGACTCAAATGCCCAAAGTGGCCACATGAAAGTTATAGATCTCTTCGAGATGATTGATTTGGACTCAAATATGACCCCCTTCAGACTTAAGATAGAGGAGATATGGCTTCCGAAAGATCTGTTAGGCGAGTTGCTAGGAAGCAATGTGGGTTGATTGGTCAAGGCTACAAGGTAGGTAGTCCATGACCTAATTTGGACTCTTTGATATCCAATCGACTAGGTTTTTGTTCAGTACCTcatgttgacgctcattatagACATATTTTAGTACTATTTTGGTGGTTGAGTGAGAATATAGTCATTTGAACTAATGTTTTTGTCAAGGTATATCTTTGTAGGTTTTGCTGGTTCCAAGGATGAATTAAGAAGTCATCCAAATGATAGTCAAAAGAAAGACTTGGAGAAATTCTAAAGCATCTAAATGATTGCAAAAAGCTCGGACAAAGACACGGGAAAAAAATGAAGAGAGTCTTGCTAGGAGATGCAATTACTAGTTAACACATGACCATTTGGTGTAGCAGCACCAAATTAGTCGGTGATGGAAAATGAACAGCAAGGCCAAGGTAAGTGCACTATGTACAACGACTCATTCGAAGAATATGTTGGTGATGCTCCAGATCAGTTAGTGTCCGTGGTGATGAAGGTTGAGGTCTCCAGAATTGAAGTTTATGACAATGACTCATCCGATGTCAACAATGAAGACATTTAATGGATCAATCTGTGTTTAGTGGCAGAGAAGTTACATGGCTTTGGAGGTCACCAGATAACCGATACAGTGGATGGACACTGGACCATACAGTGTCACTAGGCCCTTGAGTTAGTGGTTCAACAGCTAGTGCGTGAAGTGATCATCAATTCTTCTAGTGATACACATTAGTGCAGCACTAGACCATCCTATGTTCAAAGTTTGTGTGACAGTTGGAGCATTGACTAGTTTTTTTAGCATGGGGCTACTCGTTCCCTGACCCTTGGAAgggtgttagagcttggagaagctatatAGGCTTGAATTTGACTTAGACACAAGTtctctatccaccaaagtgaTCAAGAGAAGATCAGGGCAATTAGGAACGAGACTTAGGATCTAATTAGTACTAGTTTAGGCCTCTTAGTACATTGCTTTAGGGATAGgtgaggtttgcacacctctGTTATCAGTGCTTGCACACATCAAGAGTTGTATTCAgggcttgtaagtcttgcgagaccTTAACCACATTTGTAGAGTAGCCGCTGGTAGTTGtgaaagggaggagaggcccttGGTGATTTATCAAATATCTACCTAGTGAAGATGGTGAAAAGTATTCGAAAAAAAGGCAAGGTGAAGACCTGCTTACGTACGTGGAAGGCCTGTCGGCTATCCACATAGTTACTTATGGGTGCTTGGCCTTGCGCGAGCATTCCTTCGAAAGGGCCAAAACGAGGACTAGGGAAAGTAAGAGCTTTCAAATTTCTTGGTAAAAAGTCATCATACCGAAATTTGCATTTTCTACCACATTTACCTTTCCCATTACTTACTGCACTATACATTCCATGTTTACCTTTCCAGTAAATACCATATGTAGTTTATATGATTGGAGGGTACAAAACTTTTGTGCGATAGAGATAGCATCACATATaaaacctagtgcacatctagagGGATTTTGGAATTGGTTTATATATGTGTTTGGAGCATTAGTTTTCAGAACACCTAATTTACCACCCCTTTTTAGGGTGTCATGGTCCCTATGCTATTGCCCTTTGGTTATATTACCACATGCTTATGGATGTGATCTATTTCTcctatttataatttttatacaatgtttaatttatattttatgCAATGTAACCTCATGATTAGGATTGCTCTATTAGTTTGATAAAAAACCTTACTTGATTTGCTATAATTATATAGATTGATAAACCTGGAAGGAATACTCTAAGGAAAATGGTACGATGAATCGTACGATTGTAGTGCAACATTTGATTTGCATAAGTCCCACCAATACCTCCCTAATGTATAAATATGGACCCTTAGACATCAAGGCGTTGCTTTTGATGCCTTTAGAGGGTAGAACACATCTAGGTCACCTTCGGAGTGGTGGAAGTATTAAGTTTCATAGGGCTACATCTACATTTGAGACACTCACCTCATGCAAAGATCAAGCGAAGATGAAGCAAAGATGAGAGAGTAACTTCCAACTAACTATTCATGCATTATTTAGAAATGAAGCATATACACTAAACCCTAATTTTACCAAAATCAATAGATTCACAAAATCTAGTTGGATAAAATCAATAAGTTACCTTCCCATATCAATTCCCCCAACCCCTTCTCCCTTCTTTAAATTGTGGCAATTCAAGGAAACATGTGGATCTAGAGGGGGATGAGGTTCTCGAGCTCGAGCTCAGAGGAGAAGGGAGAAAACAAGGATggaaagagaagaggaggatgtGTCAGTGTCTCTATTTAAGATAGAGTCATGGCAAAGGCTTTGGCATGGCCTGATAttgatggcagttagcgcgccaatttgtgaaccacaaACGCGcgaatcagttgtagctcttccctcagagtactcccccaaggtttatcaatcagTGGAACTTGTGTTAACACAAGATTTATTTctactagcattgttagtacgAGCCTTTTGCtgatgagtgattcagatcTAATCTAGCATACACAGACAGATAACAAATAGAgtagaggtaaccaatctagagcaacttAGACTatacatatgttgtaattcCGAGCAAGGGTAGCAAAGCAACAAGATATGATCTCAGctaaaagcatctttaaatctacaccttcgGTCTGGCTCCCGAAAACCCCTATCTTACACGAGAAAGACCCTgtcacgatcctctctatcagCATAGGTAATCTAAGGGCAcgatcataagaacatgtcatactcatcggtagatcaagcatgcaaatctagtcaccaCGGCCACATAAAtatcctaagcaatctatcatcgatcatagattgaaaagcaagcaaatcCGAAAGAGaataaaaccatagaaggaggCACTTAGATCGCCAAGAATAAGAatacatctattacttcaccatgaatgattgtacatcaccaAATTTCCAccaggatcctaccttgatctgacgatcctagctccagaactctgACGTGGATCTTCCTTGCAGGGTTCCCACATCGTCTAGGGCTTAGCTATGCTAATCCCTAGACAACTGCATGGCCCCCAGTTCTccgaagtggtgtccctcaagctccttttgcttctctgctgcttcgcGTCAAATGCGTCAAACAAATCTACGTCCTCGTTGGAgaaagggggtatttatagtctgaaGGACCCATGGCAGAAATTAGAAGGCGAGGGGCTGAAGGAACACCCCAGGCCGATGCCCTGGGTGGGTTTAGGCCGATCGTCCTGGCCTTTCTTTTGCCCGCTCGCGCATCCCTTCATCTCCAAGTCATCTTAGGTGTTCCGGAgttttcttttcacttgcatgtgagCCTGACATGTCGATAGCTTCGGGACAAGATTAATCCTTGATAattttccaaatctccgcttgatcttctttgatcccgaactcatcttgccatatctttacaaacttagcccttaagacATCCTAGAGGATTGCTCACCAAGAACGAGTATGAGAGCCAGAgtaccctaggccgatcggcctgctGGGCCTCTATAGGCCGATCGGTCTAAGCCCTTTTTGGGC
This window encodes:
- the LOC101762886 gene encoding serum response factor homolog A, whose product is MPRRVKRSGVKFIEDERDHSLTFFNRRSRLFKDASELSTLTGARVTVVVESKNKKVSSFSTPDAGPIVDTFLSEDASTEFNTIKGGKVKSTTLQNESFHLEKSKAVEDNMEENMMQAKDIQETSRMAKYVYGKVEDLNATELIEMCSKLSEIEQEIEDLLSINFVRTK